DNA sequence from the Prolixibacter sp. SD074 genome:
AATCTTTCTGCTGACTTGGTTGTATGTCAGATTTTTGTCAATAAAAAAAAGGATAGACGGGCATCTATCCTTTTCCAACCTAACTAAAACTAACTAAACCAATAAAAACTAACTAAATCCAAACCTATGAATAAAAATCACATGACAAATGTATGTTTTAAAACACTTGTTTTCATTAAGACAATGTTAAAAATATTTCGCAAACGATTGCAGGGGCAATTTTTGGGGGAGTGGGGAAAGCAAAAAAGGAACGAATAATCGATCGTTCCTTTTCCTTTTGAAATAATGAGTGGTCTTAATCTATTCCGATTGATTGCTGGTGGATGATGAACCACTTTCATCTTTTGCAATCGAATCGCGCATGGCTGTGTCAGCACCGATGTTTTGGTACTTCATGTAGTCCATAATGCCAAGGTTACCATTTTTGAAGGCTTCAGAAATGGCCAGCGGTACCTGTGCTTCGGCTTCAATCACCTTGGCACGCGCTTCCTGGGCCTTGGCTTTCATTTCCTGCTCAAGGGCGACAGCCATTGCACGGCGTTCCTCTGCTTTTGCCTGAGCGATATTTTTATCCGCTTCGGCCTGGTCCATTTGCAATACCGCACCAATGTTTTTACCAATGTCAATATCGGCGATATCGATGGACAGAATCTCGAAAGCAGTACCAGCGTCCAACCCTTTTTCCAACACAACGCGTGAGATAGAATCCGGATTTTCCAATACTTCTTTGTGTGAGAATGATGAACCGATTGACGATACAATACCTTCACCAACACGGGCCAGAACGGTTTCTTCACCGGCTCCACCCACCAGCTGTTTGATGTTGGCCCTTACGGTTACACGGGCTTTAGAGATCAGCTGAATACCATCTTTTGATACGGCTGTTACTGGTGGTGTGTCAATAACCTTTGGATTTACTGACATTTGAACTGCCTGAAAAACATCCCGGCCAGCGAGGTCAATGGCTGTCGCCATATTAAAGGTAAGTTCGATATTGGCTTTTTCAGCCGAAACCAGTGCGTGCACCACATTTTCAACATGCCCACCGGCAAGGTAGTGCGCTTCAAGTAAATCACGTTTGATTCCTCCCAATCCTGCTTTATGCGCTTCAATCATCGCCCGGGTAATCACACCCGGAGGAACTTTACGGAAGCGCATCAGGAATAGTTGCATCAACGAGATTCTTACCCCTGATACGATGGCTGAAAACCAAAGTCCAATCGGTATAAAATAAAGGAAGATAATCAGCAGGACGACTATCCCGACAATTATTCCTACAGTACCTGGAATCATAACTTTTCTTTTTTTATGGGTTTAACGATTATTTGATTCTTAAAAACTTTTACAATTTCAACTTCAGTACCGGCATCCAACATGGGGCCGGTTGATTTACCCTCCATCACCTGTCTGTCAAATTCAACCTTTCCGACAGGACCAAGCCGGGTAACTGTAACTCCTTTGTCTCCTACATGGAAACGGGTATCCTCAACCAGGTTTGTTTTTCCGATAATGGTTGATTTCAGTGACATACTATCTCCGATTTTCCCTTTAAGAAGCTTAAATATCAGGATGGGAACAACAATGATAATGAAAAGCACTGTCCCGATTCCAGTGGCTACACCATAGTTGTCAAACGCGAGGTAGATGCTGTAACCAAAGAGTACCATACCTCCGATTCCGGCAATGGTGATTCCGGGGATCACGGCAAATTCAAGAAGTAATAAAACGATTCCCAGAAAAATAAGAAGCAGTATGGTCAGGATAGTCATTTGTGTATGAAAGTGGGTGAATAAATAGTTTATGCCTTATTTAATTGTTGCTTTCAGGCTTCTGCCTGCAAGGGCTTGACGCATTGGCCGCAGAAATTCCATGGAGCCTTGCTTGATGTCGCACTTCCCCTTGAAATGGATGAGATAAGTACATTGCGTGGCCTGTTGCGCATTGTGATGACAAACATCCATTAACGCATCGATAACATAATCGAATGAATGAAAATCATCATTATGAAGAAACAACGAATATCTCTTCTCCTTGTCGACCTCTTCCGTTAAACTGTGTTGTTTTTTCTTCTGTGTTTCCATGTGAAATCGTTGTTTTACATGCTGAACCTTTCTCCGGTTATTCTCCACTAAAATTAGTAACAATTTCCAAATTTCACGAAAAGAAAGAACATTGGTTAAGAAAAACATTTATTTACCCTTCTGAATTTTCAATGCTTCACTTACTTTAATCCTTTCCCCGTTCTTGTATGCAACCACAAATGCGTCACTGGCACCTTCCTGCCGAAGTTGTTTTTTCAGATTGACGGCTGCATGATAATCGCGGAGTTTACCAACGGTATAGACAACAATTCCTTTATCGTCGGTATAATGGTCGATCTTCCTGAATTTGGAAAGTTTATCGTACAAGCGTTGTACGTAAGGCGGTAAACCTTTGCTAAATGAACCGATCTGAACGCGATACTCAATTTTGTCAGCTGGTGGCGTTACAACCGGCTTTCTTGCGACAGGTTTGGGCTTGGCTGCCGGAGCTTGTTGTTCGGCGGCCAAGGCTTCTTCCCGCTCTTTAATATGCTGTTCCTGCTTTTCCTTAAGTGCAGTCGCAAATTGCTCAATTTCATTATCCGGCTGACTATTCCAATATTGTTGTTCTGCATGTCGGGCCTGACGGAAATAATCTTCTCTTTCTCTCATTAATTTGTAGGAGAGCTGTTCTGCCTGAAGGATTTTTTGTGACAGTTCGGCATTATTCTTCGGATCCTGCCCTTCATATTCTTTCCGCAGATGATGAGTTGCAGCTGCCAGTGAGTCCTGCCGTATGCTGGCAATCCAGCCTTTTGCAAAAATGGATTTTCCGTCTTGTGTACGGAAGTCTTCCAGTTCATGGTATTTAATCCGGCTGTTTACCCGGAAGTTGAACCATGCATTATCGAGGCCTGCCGGCGGAGAGGACATCTTCTTTTGAACAGGGGCAGGCATTGTATCTTCAGAGGAATCCTCTCCGGAATTGATCTTCTCGGTAGCAAATAAATGAGGATATCTTTCTTTCTGTTCTGCTGTTACTTCAGATACCGGTACGTTGGGACTATTCATATTACCAGGTATTGCCGATTGCGTGTCGTCTGTCGAAAATAACTCCGGATGATGTTTTTTCTGTTCCGCAGTTAATGCGATGAATGATTCATATAATGGCTTTTCCTGATCCTGGACCGGCTTAACCGTATCTTTTGGTGTTTTTTTATCAGCAGTGGCTGCTTTAAATGGATTGATTTTCCGGGAACATAAATCCATGTATTCCCGTAATCCCAATCGTTTTAAATCCTTGTTCCGCCCATAATCGGCAAAACGCTGATAGTATTTCGTGGCTAAATCCCAATCCGATTCAGCGTGGAAACATTTTCCCAGGTAGAAGTATACATCCGAAGGTACCCGGCCAAGAGAGGCAGTCAGCAACGCTTTCCAGGCATCGGGGCCGTAGTGCTCCGTTTCTACCATGGAAACTCCATAGTAGTAATTGAGTCCTTCATCTTCGGGATACATTTTGACAAGCTCTTTGTAGAGTGGCAGCGCATCCTTATAATTCTGGGCGTGAAAATAATTCGTGGCCTTAGCCTCCATATCCCTTTCCTTTTGTGCCGATACATTAAATGGCAACAGAAAGAGCAAAATTAGTGTAAGGAAAATGTTTAAAATCCGGTGCTTTGGTTTCATGTTTTTTCTCTTTGGGAGTGAAAAGCTCATTTTGATTGATGTCCGTGAGTTAAAAATACAAATTTTGGGTTATTTCCCGCTAACGCGGTCATCAATTTGAACACCACTTTTAATAATCTGTTTTATGTGGTGATCCTATTTTAAAGTATATTTGTAATAATCAGTCTAAATTTATGGTTATGAAAGAACTAAACGAAGGAGATAAAGCTCCTGATTTTAAAGGTAAAAACCAAGAAGGTAAAACTATTTCGCTCGATGATTTCAAAGGGAAGAAGTTAATTCTGTATTTTTACCCGAAAGATAATACACCGGGATGCACTGCCGAAGCCTGCGACCTGAACGATAACTACGATTACTGGATTTCAAAAGGATATGAAGTAGTTGGAGTCAGTCCCGACTCCGAAGAATCGCACCGGAAATTTATCGATAAGTACGGATTGAAGTTCAATTTAATTTCCGATCCGGAAAAAGATCTCCTCCAGGCATATGGGGCCTGGGGTGAAAAGAAATTGTACGGTAAGACTTACATGGGAGTGTTGCGTACCACATTTGTTATTAATGAAGAAGGAATTATTGAGAAAATTTTCCGGAAAGTGAAAACCAAGGAACACACAACACAAATAGCCGGAGAACTCAACCTCTGAAACTAAATTACGCTTAATTATATGGCTAAAGAAGAACAGCAGAATGTAAACAAAGAAAAGCTGAAAGCACTTCAGCTGACAATGGACAAAATTGAGAAGAGTTACGGAAAAGGCTCTATCATGCGCATGGGCGACCGTCCGCACGTGGATGTCCCGGCAATTCCTTCAGGCTCTATCTCACTTGATGTGGCTTTGGGTGTTGGTGGATTTCCCAAAGGCCGTGTTATCGAAATATACGGACCGGAATCGTCGGGTAAAACCACGCTGGCCATTCATGCCATTGCCGAAGTACAAAAGCAGGGAGGCATTGCTGCCATTATTGATGCGGAACACGCGTTCGACCCGTTTTATGCCCGTAAACTGGGCGTTGATATTGATGAGTTGCTGATTTCGCAGCCCGATAATGGTGAACAGGCATTGGAAATTACCGATAACCTCATTCGTTCCGGAGCAATTGACCTGGTTGTGATTGACTCGGTTGCCGCCTTGACCCCGAAAGCGGAAATTGAAGGCGAAATGGGTGACGCACGTGTCGGTTTGCAAGCCCGCCTGATGTCGCAGGCATTGCGTAAGCTGACTGGTAACATCAGCCGCACCAAAACCTGCTGTATCTTTATTAACCAGTT
Encoded proteins:
- the recA gene encoding recombinase RecA; translation: MAKEEQQNVNKEKLKALQLTMDKIEKSYGKGSIMRMGDRPHVDVPAIPSGSISLDVALGVGGFPKGRVIEIYGPESSGKTTLAIHAIAEVQKQGGIAAIIDAEHAFDPFYARKLGVDIDELLISQPDNGEQALEITDNLIRSGAIDLVVIDSVAALTPKAEIEGEMGDARVGLQARLMSQALRKLTGNISRTKTCCIFINQLREKIGVMFGNPETTTGGNALKFYASVRLDIRRIGQIKDGEEVQGNHTRVKVVKNKVAPPFRKAEFDIMYGEGISKTGEIIDLGVDLNIIKKSGSWFSYGETKLGQGREGVKNLLKDNPELAEELEAKILEAITSPVKQ
- the floA gene encoding flotillin-like protein FloA (flotillin-like protein involved in membrane lipid rafts) — encoded protein: MIPGTVGIIVGIVVLLIIFLYFIPIGLWFSAIVSGVRISLMQLFLMRFRKVPPGVITRAMIEAHKAGLGGIKRDLLEAHYLAGGHVENVVHALVSAEKANIELTFNMATAIDLAGRDVFQAVQMSVNPKVIDTPPVTAVSKDGIQLISKARVTVRANIKQLVGGAGEETVLARVGEGIVSSIGSSFSHKEVLENPDSISRVVLEKGLDAGTAFEILSIDIADIDIGKNIGAVLQMDQAEADKNIAQAKAEERRAMAVALEQEMKAKAQEARAKVIEAEAQVPLAISEAFKNGNLGIMDYMKYQNIGADTAMRDSIAKDESGSSSTSNQSE
- the bcp gene encoding thioredoxin-dependent thiol peroxidase, which encodes MKELNEGDKAPDFKGKNQEGKTISLDDFKGKKLILYFYPKDNTPGCTAEACDLNDNYDYWISKGYEVVGVSPDSEESHRKFIDKYGLKFNLISDPEKDLLQAYGAWGEKKLYGKTYMGVLRTTFVINEEGIIEKIFRKVKTKEHTTQIAGELNL
- a CDS encoding NfeD family protein; protein product: MTILTILLLIFLGIVLLLLEFAVIPGITIAGIGGMVLFGYSIYLAFDNYGVATGIGTVLFIIIVVPILIFKLLKGKIGDSMSLKSTIIGKTNLVEDTRFHVGDKGVTVTRLGPVGKVEFDRQVMEGKSTGPMLDAGTEVEIVKVFKNQIIVKPIKKEKL
- a CDS encoding SPOR domain-containing protein is translated as MKPKHRILNIFLTLILLFLLPFNVSAQKERDMEAKATNYFHAQNYKDALPLYKELVKMYPEDEGLNYYYGVSMVETEHYGPDAWKALLTASLGRVPSDVYFYLGKCFHAESDWDLATKYYQRFADYGRNKDLKRLGLREYMDLCSRKINPFKAATADKKTPKDTVKPVQDQEKPLYESFIALTAEQKKHHPELFSTDDTQSAIPGNMNSPNVPVSEVTAEQKERYPHLFATEKINSGEDSSEDTMPAPVQKKMSSPPAGLDNAWFNFRVNSRIKYHELEDFRTQDGKSIFAKGWIASIRQDSLAAATHHLRKEYEGQDPKNNAELSQKILQAEQLSYKLMREREDYFRQARHAEQQYWNSQPDNEIEQFATALKEKQEQHIKEREEALAAEQQAPAAKPKPVARKPVVTPPADKIEYRVQIGSFSKGLPPYVQRLYDKLSKFRKIDHYTDDKGIVVYTVGKLRDYHAAVNLKKQLRQEGASDAFVVAYKNGERIKVSEALKIQKGK
- a CDS encoding ATP-dependent Clp protease adaptor ClpS, whose translation is METQKKKQHSLTEEVDKEKRYSLFLHNDDFHSFDYVIDALMDVCHHNAQQATQCTYLIHFKGKCDIKQGSMEFLRPMRQALAGRSLKATIK